Proteins found in one Streptomyces sp. CB09001 genomic segment:
- a CDS encoding S8 family serine peptidase has translation MTNSPQREPIPGARRAARLAVATGLAAALAAVGPVPAALAADGPSTTAPPVDASVKSAHDKLGSDDADLLAEAKAAGEKNVTMMVATAPGRTEQVAKELDAVSGGTVGRTYDELGYVRATVPTAKADSAIAAAAKLSSVHGIDLRDEIPLDDPTPSADMAKGASHKGRSYPAPNRWTPAENPYNPSFETGAVDFVKKYPKSDGRGVTIGILDSGVDLGHPALRKTTTGERKIVDWVTATDPVVDGDRTWRPMTTSVSGPTFTYGGQTWTAPAGAYRVSTFLESYTTGGDAAGDANRDGDTTDSWGVLYDAKTGTVRVDLNNNHDFSDDTPMKPYKDGFQVGYFGTDDPKTDVAERQPFVVEIRKDVVYNSAGAKADFVNIGVIESEHGTHVAGLAAANGLFGGRMDGAAPGAKIVSSRACTWSGGCTNVALTEGMIDLVVNRGVDIVNMSIGGLPALNDGNNARAELYTRLIDTYGVQLVISAGNSGPGANTIGDPGLADKVISVGASISRETWAANYGSAVRTKYQMMPFSSRGPREDGGFTPTLTAPGAAVNSIQTWMPGAPVPEAGYDLPAGYGMLQGTSMASPQAAGASALLLSAAKQARVDLTPAKLRTALTSTADHIKGVQAYEEGAGLINIPDAWKSIRRGASAHEYTVKAPVDTAIDQFLETPGYGTGLYDREGGLKAGQKKTYEITLTRTTGPDRAVRHELDFENNAGHTFRIVGRDEVRLPLNEPVTVKVEARPGSAGLKSAILEVDDPRTEGVDQQVLTTVVVSAPLKYDFSAKGSVQRNDTTSYFVTVPEGAKSLEVAIGGLKGESQTRFISIHPYGVPSDNTSTPYCYNNYLDGNGCRPDVRAYADPQPGVWEVEVEARRTSPLLDNPYRLDVTVLGAAFDPEVVTVPEAKAGTPADASWTVTNKYAALEGRLVGGPLGSSETSRPAIEQGETATSTVEVPEGAESLDVAIGGVSDAAADLDLTVYGEDGAVVAQSADGDSEESVSIAKPAAGTYTVEVAGYSVPSGSTEYDYRDVYFAATLGSVTVDDSATVKLGTGDSATVSGSVTALAAAPEGREFFGRVQLVNAHGTVAGLGSVRIGKVVP, from the coding sequence ATGACCAACAGCCCCCAGCGCGAACCGATACCGGGCGCGAGACGCGCGGCCCGCCTGGCCGTCGCCACGGGTCTCGCCGCCGCACTCGCCGCAGTCGGGCCGGTGCCCGCGGCCCTGGCCGCCGACGGGCCCTCCACGACCGCGCCGCCCGTCGACGCGTCCGTCAAGTCCGCCCACGACAAGCTCGGTTCCGACGACGCGGACCTGCTCGCCGAGGCGAAGGCCGCCGGCGAGAAGAACGTCACGATGATGGTCGCCACCGCGCCGGGCCGGACCGAGCAGGTGGCGAAGGAGCTGGACGCGGTCTCCGGCGGCACCGTCGGCCGCACCTACGACGAGCTGGGCTACGTGCGCGCCACCGTGCCCACCGCCAAGGCGGACTCGGCGATCGCCGCCGCCGCGAAGCTCTCCTCCGTGCACGGCATCGACCTGCGGGACGAGATCCCGCTGGACGACCCGACGCCGAGCGCGGACATGGCGAAGGGCGCCTCGCACAAGGGCCGTTCCTACCCGGCGCCGAACCGCTGGACGCCCGCCGAGAACCCGTACAACCCGTCCTTCGAGACGGGTGCCGTCGACTTCGTGAAGAAGTACCCGAAGTCGGACGGCCGCGGCGTCACCATCGGCATCCTCGACTCCGGCGTCGACCTCGGCCACCCGGCGCTGCGGAAGACCACCACGGGCGAGCGCAAGATCGTCGACTGGGTCACCGCCACCGACCCGGTCGTCGACGGCGACCGCACCTGGCGCCCGATGACCACCTCGGTCTCCGGGCCCACCTTCACCTACGGCGGGCAGACCTGGACGGCACCCGCGGGCGCCTACCGGGTCAGCACCTTCCTGGAGTCGTACACCACCGGCGGTGACGCCGCGGGCGACGCCAACCGGGACGGCGACACCACCGACTCCTGGGGCGTCCTGTACGACGCGAAGACCGGCACGGTCCGCGTCGACCTGAACAACAACCACGACTTCTCCGACGACACCCCGATGAAGCCCTACAAGGACGGCTTCCAGGTCGGGTACTTCGGCACCGACGACCCGAAGACGGACGTGGCCGAGCGCCAGCCCTTCGTGGTCGAGATCCGCAAGGACGTCGTCTACAACTCCGCGGGCGCCAAGGCGGACTTCGTCAACATCGGCGTCATCGAGTCCGAGCACGGCACGCACGTGGCCGGACTCGCCGCCGCCAACGGCCTGTTCGGCGGCCGCATGGACGGTGCCGCACCCGGCGCGAAGATCGTCTCCTCGCGCGCGTGCACCTGGAGCGGCGGCTGCACCAACGTCGCGCTGACCGAGGGCATGATCGACCTCGTCGTCAACCGGGGTGTCGACATCGTCAACATGTCGATCGGCGGTCTGCCCGCCCTCAACGACGGCAACAACGCGCGCGCCGAGCTGTACACCCGCCTCATCGACACCTACGGGGTGCAGCTCGTCATCTCCGCGGGCAACTCCGGCCCCGGCGCCAACACCATCGGGGACCCCGGCCTCGCCGACAAGGTGATCTCGGTCGGCGCGTCCATCTCCCGCGAGACCTGGGCCGCCAACTACGGCTCCGCGGTGCGGACCAAGTACCAGATGATGCCGTTCTCCTCGCGCGGACCGCGTGAGGACGGCGGCTTCACACCGACGCTGACCGCGCCCGGCGCCGCGGTCAACTCCATACAGACCTGGATGCCGGGCGCCCCGGTGCCGGAGGCGGGCTACGACCTCCCGGCCGGCTACGGCATGCTCCAGGGCACCTCGATGGCGTCCCCGCAGGCGGCGGGCGCCTCGGCCCTGCTCCTGTCGGCGGCGAAGCAGGCCCGCGTCGACCTCACCCCGGCGAAGCTGCGCACGGCGCTGACCTCCACCGCCGACCACATCAAGGGCGTGCAGGCGTACGAGGAGGGCGCGGGACTGATCAACATCCCCGACGCCTGGAAGTCGATCCGGCGCGGCGCGAGCGCCCACGAGTACACGGTCAAGGCACCGGTCGACACCGCGATCGACCAGTTCCTCGAGACCCCGGGCTACGGCACCGGCCTCTACGACCGCGAGGGCGGCCTGAAGGCCGGGCAGAAGAAGACGTACGAGATCACGCTCACCCGTACCACCGGCCCGGACCGGGCGGTCCGGCACGAGCTGGACTTCGAGAACAACGCGGGCCACACCTTCCGGATCGTCGGCCGCGACGAGGTGAGGCTGCCGCTGAACGAGCCGGTGACCGTCAAGGTCGAGGCGCGCCCCGGCTCCGCCGGGCTCAAGAGCGCGATCCTGGAGGTGGACGACCCGCGCACCGAGGGCGTCGACCAGCAGGTCCTGACCACGGTCGTGGTCTCCGCCCCGCTGAAGTACGACTTCTCGGCGAAGGGCTCGGTGCAGCGCAACGACACCACGTCGTACTTCGTGACCGTCCCCGAGGGCGCGAAGTCGCTGGAGGTGGCGATCGGCGGGCTCAAGGGTGAGAGCCAGACCCGGTTCATCTCCATCCACCCGTACGGCGTCCCGTCCGACAACACCTCGACGCCGTACTGCTACAACAACTACCTCGACGGCAACGGCTGCCGCCCCGACGTGCGTGCGTACGCGGACCCGCAGCCCGGCGTCTGGGAGGTCGAGGTCGAGGCCCGGCGCACCTCGCCGCTGCTCGACAACCCGTACCGGCTGGACGTCACCGTGCTCGGCGCGGCCTTCGACCCGGAGGTCGTGACCGTGCCCGAGGCCAAGGCGGGCACCCCGGCGGACGCCTCGTGGACGGTGACCAACAAGTACGCCGCCCTGGAGGGCAGGCTGGTCGGCGGCCCGCTCGGCTCGTCCGAGACGTCCCGCCCGGCGATCGAGCAGGGTGAGACGGCCACCTCCACGGTCGAGGTGCCCGAGGGCGCCGAGTCGCTGGACGTCGCCATCGGCGGCGTCTCCGACGCGGCCGCCGACCTGGACCTGACGGTCTACGGCGAGGACGGCGCCGTCGTCGCCCAGTCCGCCGACGGCGACTCGGAGGAGT